Proteins from a single region of Nitrososphaerota archaeon:
- a CDS encoding CBS domain-containing protein codes for MRVEALLKRDPVTISPGATIRQAAEVFAREKIGLLVVAQAATPKKPQAVISERDVVRAVAKGTPLTAKLESVATKKLVSIRRSDSPSTAAKLMMENGIRHLVVVNDDGTLFGVLSIRDFFREAKLLGSLKKDEAEETHGVD; via the coding sequence TTGAGGGTCGAGGCCCTTCTGAAGCGGGACCCGGTCACCATCAGCCCAGGTGCCACCATAAGGCAGGCTGCCGAGGTCTTCGCCAGGGAGAAGATCGGGCTGCTGGTGGTCGCCCAGGCTGCGACCCCCAAAAAGCCTCAGGCGGTCATATCCGAGCGTGATGTGGTCAGGGCGGTGGCGAAGGGAACCCCCCTCACTGCGAAGCTCGAGTCCGTGGCCACGAAGAAGCTGGTCAGCATCAGGCGCTCAGACAGCCCGTCGACTGCGGCGAAACTGATGATGGAGAACGGGATCCGCCACCTGGTGGTGGTGAACGACGACGGGACCCTTTTCGGAGTCCTCTCCATCCGGGACTTCTTCCGCGAGGCGAAGCTACTCGGCTCGCTCAAGAAAGACGAGGCTGAAGAGACTCACGGAGTGGACTGA
- a CDS encoding Rieske 2Fe-2S domain-containing protein translates to MKPGLPPPPTPPGPTPQAKTSRRSFFKVLLTFAAVLTAIPFVPWGKYLSSSVSSPGTPKRQKVTTDINKFNGAASGKPVNVNDLTTFPPNSSWLITYPSSGNLTLDSQNPDTFVKWRLIRMPSSLGGDQKAATAFVAFSEVCVHLWCSPNYDPENSDNPSDETYQCPCHGSVYRLPDALSIAGPASTQPPPTNAEPMLTLTADPDGSLYIEPAVFDVNHNGVVGYGRYYQSYESFIRPAAESGKTSASS, encoded by the coding sequence GTGAAGCCCGGACTTCCTCCCCCGCCAACGCCACCCGGGCCAACCCCACAAGCGAAGACGAGCAGGAGGTCTTTCTTCAAGGTCCTCCTCACGTTCGCGGCGGTGCTCACCGCGATTCCCTTCGTCCCCTGGGGGAAGTACCTATCCTCGTCGGTCTCCAGCCCAGGGACGCCGAAGCGCCAAAAGGTGACGACCGACATCAACAAATTCAACGGCGCCGCAAGCGGGAAGCCCGTCAACGTCAACGACCTTACGACGTTCCCGCCGAACAGCTCCTGGCTGATCACTTATCCTTCGTCCGGCAACCTGACGCTGGACTCCCAGAACCCTGACACGTTCGTCAAGTGGCGGCTCATCAGGATGCCCTCCAGCCTGGGAGGGGACCAGAAGGCGGCGACGGCTTTCGTGGCCTTCAGCGAGGTGTGCGTCCATCTCTGGTGCAGCCCCAACTACGACCCCGAGAACTCGGACAACCCGAGTGACGAGACGTACCAGTGCCCGTGCCATGGGAGCGTGTACCGTCTCCCCGACGCGCTCTCGATAGCTGGCCCGGCAAGCACCCAGCCGCCGCCGACAAATGCTGAGCCTATGCTGACCCTGACCGCTGACCCTGACGGCTCGCTCTACATCGAGCCCGCGGTGTTCGACGTCAATCACAACGGAGTGGTGGGGTACGGAAGGTACTATCAGTCCTACGAGTCGTTCATCAGGCCGGCCGCGGAGTCGGGGAAGACTTCCGCGTCCTCATGA
- a CDS encoding NADH-quinone oxidoreductase subunit A gives MGLVGMGFTLPVVLLPRLFGPRHPNPLKNAPFESGQVPQGAGKMHFMMQYYAYLLMFIVFDVLGMFLYAWAAAYKPLSLGLSSDWAVTLFIGMLFIPMGFALVLAGRRDLW, from the coding sequence ATGGGCCTGGTCGGCATGGGGTTTACCCTCCCGGTCGTCCTACTTCCGCGCCTCTTCGGGCCGAGGCACCCCAACCCCCTGAAAAACGCCCCCTTCGAGTCCGGGCAGGTCCCCCAGGGGGCCGGGAAGATGCACTTCATGATGCAATACTACGCCTACCTCCTGATGTTCATCGTTTTCGACGTCCTCGGGATGTTCCTCTACGCCTGGGCGGCAGCCTACAAACCGCTCTCGCTCGGTTTATCATCTGACTGGGCGGTCACGCTCTTCATCGGGATGCTTTTCATCCCCATGGGGTTCGCCCTGGTCCTGGCGGGGAGGCGCGACCTGTGGTAG
- the nuoB gene encoding NADH-quinone oxidoreductase subunit NuoB has product MVVAQQQKSGAFQVLVGKIDDILQYAIGDPMRYLANWGRLYSLWPVHLETACCVPPETVILGDNKQISEYEPGDMAASASGLVTVTRTFKRQYSGHILEVTGRGMLPIRLTPEHPVLVASRLLRSGKGEYLPGTSWKKASELVSAPPVKVNGEFVFPTMAHDCLLIPRIKGHVELTSIPLSPYANRRGLAVLKGRRDSPPLDFPLNARTAWLLGVYVAEGWTTENHDVFFSLGKHERSLARRISLLAKSLGYSPQVRERETALVVRFSSSILARALREWCGHLAENKKVPDFILYHRSEHLLRSFLSGYLKGDGSVTVDNRGPTFDRASTTSKILVLQLQLAYARLGRFARIRLERREGVAHIEGRTVKTRDAYSLFLLTSKRKVAGFCINPDYIVVPIRKISKLPYSGQVRNLETSDSTYLVSNAVVHNCSVEVGAAAGSRFDMERFGALEAFGSLRACDLIIVMGTVTRKLAPRLKFIYDQMAEPKWVMAMGACSITGGLYFDSYNVLRGIDDIIPVDVYIPGCPPRAEAVLQGLVLLQEKIRRAPSLSGR; this is encoded by the coding sequence GTGGTAGTCGCCCAGCAGCAAAAGTCAGGGGCCTTCCAGGTCTTGGTCGGGAAGATAGACGACATCCTCCAGTATGCCATAGGCGATCCGATGCGCTACCTCGCAAACTGGGGGCGCCTCTACTCCCTCTGGCCCGTCCATCTAGAGACGGCATGCTGCGTCCCTCCGGAAACCGTCATCCTGGGGGACAACAAGCAGATTTCTGAATACGAACCTGGCGACATGGCCGCCTCGGCTTCAGGGCTCGTCACTGTCACCAGGACCTTCAAGCGGCAGTACAGCGGTCACATCCTCGAAGTCACGGGGCGCGGGATGCTCCCCATCCGTCTGACCCCGGAGCACCCAGTCCTCGTCGCTTCGCGGTTGCTCAGGAGCGGCAAGGGAGAATACCTTCCTGGAACCAGTTGGAAGAAGGCGTCAGAGCTGGTCAGCGCCCCGCCGGTAAAGGTGAACGGCGAGTTCGTCTTTCCTACGATGGCACACGACTGCCTCCTGATACCGAGGATCAAAGGGCACGTCGAGCTGACCAGCATCCCTCTCAGCCCCTATGCGAATCGCCGCGGCCTTGCTGTCCTGAAAGGCCGACGGGATAGCCCGCCCTTGGACTTTCCGCTCAATGCGAGGACCGCGTGGCTCCTGGGTGTCTACGTTGCGGAAGGCTGGACCACCGAGAACCACGACGTCTTCTTCTCACTTGGGAAGCACGAGAGGAGCCTCGCCAGGCGCATCTCGCTCCTGGCGAAGTCCCTGGGGTACTCGCCACAGGTCAGGGAAAGGGAGACCGCGCTTGTCGTGAGGTTCTCATCCAGCATCCTCGCAAGGGCCCTGAGAGAGTGGTGCGGGCACCTCGCGGAGAACAAGAAAGTTCCCGACTTTATACTCTACCACAGGAGCGAACACCTGTTGCGTTCGTTCCTCAGCGGCTACCTGAAGGGAGACGGAAGCGTCACCGTCGACAACAGGGGCCCCACTTTCGACCGTGCGAGCACAACTTCGAAGATCCTTGTCCTCCAGTTGCAGCTGGCGTATGCTAGGCTTGGGCGTTTCGCAAGAATCAGACTGGAGCGCCGAGAGGGGGTCGCCCATATTGAGGGAAGGACAGTCAAGACGAGGGATGCATACTCTCTTTTCCTACTCACATCGAAAAGGAAGGTCGCCGGCTTCTGCATCAACCCAGATTACATCGTCGTCCCGATAAGGAAGATCTCGAAGCTACCCTACTCCGGTCAGGTGAGGAACCTTGAGACAAGCGACAGCACGTATCTCGTGTCGAACGCCGTCGTCCACAACTGCAGCGTCGAGGTCGGAGCGGCCGCAGGGTCGAGGTTCGACATGGAGAGGTTCGGCGCCCTCGAAGCGTTCGGCTCCCTCCGCGCCTGCGACCTGATCATAGTCATGGGTACTGTCACCCGCAAGCTCGCCCCCAGGCTGAAGTTCATCTACGACCAGATGGCCGAGCCCAAGTGGGTCATGGCGATGGGCGCGTGCAGCATCACCGGGGGGCTCTACTTCGACTCGTACAACGTCCTGAGAGGAATCGATGACATCATCCCGGTCGATGTCTACATCCCCGGCTGCCCACCAAGGGCCGAAGCCGTGCTCCAGGGCCTCGTCCTGCTCCAAGAAAAGATCAGAAGGGCTCCATCTCTAAGCGGCCGGTGA
- a CDS encoding NADH-quinone oxidoreductase subunit C, producing MSKAQAPQPAPSQPPTAAPATPPRVQAPPAATAPTNPEPVRAKEFAAKFTARFPGAKVDWMKEHRVKLTVTPQEIGEAALFVRDSLKFDHISAVSGIDWIAKNELEVVYFVGSSVPGLEDFVFALAERVPRDDPVVPTLIGVWRGAEYQERETHEMFGINFKGHPNQAHMFLPEDWNDLPPLRKDYVSPGR from the coding sequence ATGAGCAAGGCACAAGCCCCGCAGCCTGCACCGTCTCAACCCCCGACTGCCGCGCCGGCCACTCCTCCGCGCGTCCAGGCTCCTCCAGCCGCGACCGCTCCCACGAACCCAGAGCCCGTCAGGGCTAAGGAGTTCGCCGCGAAGTTCACAGCAAGGTTCCCCGGTGCTAAGGTGGACTGGATGAAGGAGCACAGAGTCAAGTTGACCGTGACCCCTCAGGAGATCGGGGAAGCGGCACTCTTCGTCCGTGACTCTCTGAAGTTCGATCACATAAGCGCCGTCAGCGGGATTGACTGGATCGCGAAGAACGAACTCGAGGTAGTCTACTTCGTGGGCTCCTCGGTCCCCGGACTGGAAGACTTCGTCTTTGCCTTGGCTGAGCGCGTCCCCAGAGACGACCCTGTGGTCCCGACCCTCATCGGGGTCTGGAGGGGAGCGGAGTACCAAGAGCGCGAGACGCACGAGATGTTCGGGATCAACTTCAAAGGGCACCCCAACCAAGCCCACATGTTTCTCCCCGAGGACTGGAACGACCTCCCTCCTCTCCGCAAAGACTACGTGTCGCCAGGAAGATGA
- a CDS encoding NADH-quinone oxidoreductase subunit D gives MAVSLGPQHPGAGHFRIRLWLDGDYVVRSEPDPGYVHRGEEKMSEYRNYIQNVPHLERPVILDSSNILFPYALGVDELMGSKIPPRGQYLRVIMSEINRIISHMYFLAIQGYFMGHTTMITWCMGDRDFWIDLGERIGGARVTFAYVIPGGVRNDIPEYAIDKGLKTCDWFDKRMDEYEKIFFDNPMVHQRSDRVGVLSKEDAIAFGTTGTVARASGLAFDVRKDEPYSSYGDFEFKTPMLTQGDSWARAYVALLDMREAVKIIRQALKKLPQGSVRLKLGPQPRVPAGEVYSRTEGARGEMSYYIISDGSPRPYRLKIGVPSAKNLRVLPHLLKGVHVADIPVIYWGLNYWPVEADR, from the coding sequence ATGGCTGTCTCCCTGGGGCCGCAGCACCCGGGCGCAGGTCACTTCCGCATCCGCCTCTGGCTCGACGGGGACTACGTCGTCCGGTCCGAACCTGACCCGGGGTACGTCCACCGGGGAGAGGAAAAGATGAGCGAGTACAGGAACTACATCCAGAACGTCCCGCACCTTGAGAGGCCCGTCATACTCGACAGCTCGAACATCCTCTTCCCGTACGCCTTGGGGGTCGACGAGCTCATGGGGAGCAAGATCCCACCCAGGGGACAGTACCTCAGGGTGATCATGTCAGAGATAAACCGCATCATCTCCCACATGTACTTCCTCGCCATCCAGGGGTACTTCATGGGGCACACGACTATGATCACTTGGTGCATGGGTGACAGAGATTTTTGGATCGACCTCGGCGAGCGCATAGGCGGAGCCCGGGTCACCTTCGCCTATGTCATCCCAGGAGGGGTGAGGAACGACATCCCCGAGTACGCCATAGACAAAGGGCTCAAGACCTGCGACTGGTTCGACAAGCGGATGGACGAGTACGAGAAGATCTTCTTCGACAACCCCATGGTCCACCAGCGCTCCGACCGGGTCGGGGTTCTGTCGAAGGAGGACGCAATAGCCTTCGGGACGACTGGGACGGTGGCGCGCGCCTCGGGGTTGGCCTTCGACGTCCGCAAGGACGAGCCCTACAGCTCCTACGGAGACTTTGAGTTCAAGACCCCCATGCTCACTCAGGGAGACTCTTGGGCGAGGGCGTACGTGGCCCTCCTGGACATGAGGGAAGCCGTGAAGATCATCCGTCAGGCCCTGAAGAAGCTTCCACAGGGTTCAGTCAGGCTGAAGCTCGGTCCCCAGCCGAGGGTCCCGGCGGGGGAGGTCTACTCCAGGACCGAAGGGGCCAGAGGGGAGATGTCCTACTATATCATCAGCGACGGGTCGCCCCGCCCCTACAGGCTGAAGATAGGGGTTCCGTCGGCGAAGAACCTGAGGGTCCTCCCCCACCTGTTGAAGGGCGTCCACGTGGCAGACATCCCCGTGATATACTGGGGTCTGAACTATTGGCCGGTAGAAGCCGACAGATAA
- a CDS encoding DMT family transporter, with protein MKASSETTKGYVYAILGSLCAGSVSTLTKIALSYNGPVVVTGLSFLISGVVLLFHQPRRGPAPGSLRYLVFFGLVGAALAPLMYTAGLDETTVVNAALLANGEVLFTTILAFSVFGESLRRGQALRGLLIVAGLVVVSTNLDLSHIAFFQGLTGNLLVLGSGVAWAFENNIMALATKRFDTSLISKYRNLIGGTALTAVFLAAGAHLRFTAYSASILLLLGAVVTGGTVLFIAAVKRLGAIRMLLVWSSSTVFGAVFGLVVLGEQITLAQIFGGALILVGVYVFHRGEKGPEAEPFAPPAGGVTPSQS; from the coding sequence GTGAAGGCCAGCTCTGAGACGACGAAAGGATACGTCTACGCCATCCTCGGGTCCCTCTGCGCGGGGTCGGTGTCGACGCTCACCAAGATCGCCCTTTCCTACAATGGCCCCGTGGTGGTGACCGGGCTCTCCTTCCTGATCTCCGGCGTGGTGCTCCTCTTCCATCAGCCTAGAAGGGGGCCGGCTCCTGGCAGCCTCAGGTACCTGGTGTTCTTCGGGCTCGTGGGGGCAGCCCTGGCCCCTCTGATGTACACCGCGGGGCTGGACGAGACCACGGTGGTGAACGCCGCCCTCCTGGCAAACGGGGAGGTGCTCTTCACCACCATCCTAGCTTTCTCGGTGTTCGGTGAGTCGCTCCGCCGGGGCCAGGCCCTGCGCGGGCTGCTCATAGTCGCAGGGCTGGTTGTGGTCTCGACGAACCTCGACCTGTCGCATATCGCCTTTTTCCAAGGGCTGACCGGGAACCTGCTCGTCCTCGGGTCGGGGGTCGCTTGGGCCTTCGAGAACAACATCATGGCCCTGGCGACGAAACGGTTCGACACCTCGCTCATCAGCAAGTACAGGAACTTGATAGGCGGGACCGCGCTGACAGCCGTCTTCCTAGCAGCTGGGGCGCACCTCAGGTTCACTGCATACAGCGCCTCCATCCTGCTGCTGCTCGGGGCGGTCGTCACCGGTGGGACCGTCCTGTTCATAGCGGCCGTGAAGAGGCTCGGCGCCATCAGGATGCTGCTGGTCTGGTCCAGTTCCACGGTGTTCGGGGCGGTCTTTGGGCTGGTGGTCCTGGGCGAGCAGATTACTCTCGCCCAGATCTTCGGGGGAGCGCTTATCCTCGTCGGCGTCTACGTATTCCACAGGGGTGAGAAGGGTCCCGAGGCCGAGCCGTTCGCACCCCCCGCAGGAGGGGTGACGCCGAGTCAGAGCTGA
- a CDS encoding MscL family protein, whose amino-acid sequence MASDDAILTELQKIRELLTPKPAPPAPPPPKGLWAEFKSFLSQYKVLGLAVAFILGLYLGNLVQGLVNDLIMPVISIATGSSGPLKACTTGGTPVPAWQCITAGPFLVGSFLGTVITFIVVAFVVFLIVKVAKRSNIQ is encoded by the coding sequence ATGGCATCTGATGACGCCATACTGACTGAACTTCAGAAGATTAGAGAGCTCCTCACCCCCAAACCAGCTCCGCCAGCGCCTCCTCCTCCCAAAGGGCTGTGGGCCGAGTTCAAATCGTTCCTATCCCAGTACAAGGTCCTCGGCCTCGCCGTGGCCTTCATCCTAGGTCTGTACCTGGGGAACCTCGTACAGGGGCTGGTCAACGACCTGATTATGCCAGTCATCTCCATAGCGACCGGGAGTTCCGGCCCACTCAAAGCGTGCACCACCGGAGGGACCCCGGTCCCCGCATGGCAGTGCATCACCGCCGGGCCTTTCCTCGTCGGCTCGTTCCTCGGCACCGTGATAACCTTCATCGTCGTCGCCTTCGTCGTATTCCTCATAGTCAAGGTCGCGAAAAGGTCGAACATCCAATAG
- a CDS encoding TrmB family transcriptional regulator produces MDRSQIVEQLKDLGLTSYEAKAYVANAGLGPAEPKRVATEARIPYPSAYTALKALEAKGWVEKVVSKPVTYRAKKPETVKATISSRVEDAFRELQRIYRAEPTEEAELVYTVRGSERVLGKIYEMLRGARESVMVVTPAMGLEDAKVMELLDGAVKRGVKVRAVCDDQAQGLLPPGVEARTGNQVAFDLLVDDKVALIGLPDHSACGWIDSPAVASHFKQFMELLWTTSSPA; encoded by the coding sequence GTGGACAGGTCCCAGATAGTCGAACAGCTCAAGGACCTGGGGCTCACGAGCTACGAAGCCAAGGCATACGTCGCCAACGCCGGCCTCGGGCCTGCTGAGCCGAAGAGGGTCGCCACCGAGGCCCGGATCCCTTACCCCAGCGCCTACACGGCGCTCAAGGCCCTCGAGGCGAAGGGGTGGGTCGAGAAGGTCGTAAGCAAACCGGTCACGTACAGAGCCAAGAAGCCTGAGACCGTCAAGGCCACGATTTCTTCGAGGGTCGAAGACGCATTCAGGGAGCTTCAGAGGATATACAGGGCCGAGCCTACCGAAGAAGCAGAGCTGGTGTACACCGTCCGAGGGAGCGAGAGAGTTCTGGGGAAGATCTACGAGATGCTCAGAGGGGCAAGAGAGAGTGTGATGGTCGTCACGCCTGCCATGGGCTTGGAGGACGCCAAGGTGATGGAACTCCTCGACGGGGCGGTGAAGAGAGGGGTGAAGGTCAGAGCGGTCTGCGACGACCAGGCCCAGGGGCTCCTCCCCCCCGGGGTAGAGGCGAGGACCGGGAACCAGGTGGCGTTCGACCTCCTGGTAGACGACAAAGTCGCCCTAATCGGGCTCCCTGACCACTCTGCCTGCGGATGGATCGACAGCCCAGCCGTGGCGAGCCACTTCAAGCAGTTCATGGAGCTGCTCTGGACGACCTCGTCTCCGGCATAG
- a CDS encoding NAD(P)/FAD-dependent oxidoreductase has translation MAGEPDYDVVIAGGGMAGLITAASIGYHSKGSARVLVVDRNKEAEPGRKTNNGWTCGDATSKRSLDYLAEHIGIRYGSPELEHPVSGVYVYSPDRKSKVLFEGEGYLFNRKLVPRRQVADAKKFGTEFMFGATAERLLSEEGRITGVTGRKSDGAAFSVTGKIVIDATGSSSTLRRFMPIPSLIEKEIDPDDVVGTGRYILDFEPAKDDPAFFAPDYCIIHLDQFIAPAGYAWVFPKGKKKVNIGLGVSHSGLARRNRRFGLNDNLQSLIDKYLADNPVIRNFSQPSDDANAGNTKGNWQVPVRRHNDCMVANGFAVVGDAAWMPRPIDAGGISPSIYGGTILGKVVAEALEAGDATEAGLWKYNVEYMNTHGYPMASFEVLRRYLQTVTNDQINYGMEHFLSEEDVAAITERKHPEFNQARFMNPAMWFRVLGQLSLARGLRYTVKKSAALVEINLAYPDSPKGFGEWQKRLGKELAETVEKFKPLDVAN, from the coding sequence ATGGCTGGCGAACCTGACTACGACGTGGTCATCGCAGGCGGCGGGATGGCCGGCCTGATCACAGCTGCTTCCATTGGCTATCATTCGAAGGGGAGCGCCCGGGTCCTAGTGGTCGACAGGAACAAGGAGGCCGAACCGGGAAGGAAGACTAACAACGGCTGGACCTGTGGGGACGCCACCAGTAAGAGGTCTCTGGACTACCTCGCGGAGCACATAGGGATAAGGTACGGCTCCCCCGAGCTGGAACATCCGGTGAGCGGGGTCTACGTCTACTCCCCAGACAGGAAGTCGAAAGTGCTCTTCGAAGGGGAGGGCTATCTGTTCAACAGGAAGCTGGTCCCGAGGCGCCAGGTCGCAGACGCGAAGAAGTTCGGGACAGAGTTCATGTTCGGGGCCACGGCAGAGAGGCTTCTCTCGGAAGAAGGCCGCATCACCGGGGTGACGGGACGGAAGTCCGACGGGGCGGCGTTCAGCGTCACCGGGAAAATCGTCATCGACGCGACAGGTTCGTCCTCTACCCTCAGGAGATTCATGCCCATTCCGTCGCTGATCGAGAAAGAGATCGACCCGGACGACGTGGTCGGCACCGGGAGGTACATCCTCGACTTCGAGCCTGCCAAGGACGACCCCGCCTTCTTCGCTCCCGACTACTGCATAATCCACCTCGACCAGTTCATCGCCCCCGCCGGCTACGCCTGGGTCTTCCCGAAGGGGAAGAAGAAGGTGAACATAGGACTGGGGGTGTCTCACTCCGGGCTGGCGAGGAGGAACAGGAGGTTCGGGCTCAACGACAACCTCCAGAGCCTCATCGACAAGTACCTGGCCGACAACCCGGTCATCAGGAACTTCTCGCAGCCCTCTGACGACGCCAACGCCGGGAACACGAAGGGGAACTGGCAAGTCCCGGTGAGGCGGCACAACGACTGCATGGTCGCCAACGGTTTTGCGGTGGTGGGGGACGCCGCCTGGATGCCCAGGCCCATCGACGCCGGAGGGATAAGCCCCTCCATCTATGGCGGGACCATCCTGGGGAAGGTGGTCGCCGAGGCGCTCGAGGCCGGGGATGCGACCGAGGCGGGCCTCTGGAAGTACAACGTCGAGTACATGAACACCCACGGATACCCGATGGCCAGTTTCGAGGTCCTCAGAAGATACCTGCAGACAGTCACCAACGACCAGATCAACTACGGGATGGAACACTTCCTCTCAGAGGAAGATGTAGCGGCGATAACCGAGAGGAAGCACCCCGAATTCAATCAGGCCCGCTTCATGAACCCGGCGATGTGGTTCCGGGTCCTGGGGCAGCTTTCGCTCGCCAGGGGGCTCAGGTACACCGTCAAGAAAAGCGCCGCCCTGGTGGAGATCAACTTGGCCTACCCAGACTCCCCCAAAGGCTTCGGCGAGTGGCAGAAGCGCCTGGGGAAGGAGCTCGCTGAGACCGTTGAGAAGTTCAAGCCCCTCGACGTAGCCAACTAG
- a CDS encoding PPOX class F420-dependent oxidoreductase, whose amino-acid sequence MVKLAPKVMGFLEGKHFGKLATVMKDGSPHVTPIWYMMDGGKVVINTTTTRVKYFNIVRDSRVSFLVDDGYPYVILFGRARVAPERDAKRDIEALAVRYTGEARGRKSARSTFWKEPRVSIEIVPERVFVNL is encoded by the coding sequence ATGGTCAAGCTCGCCCCCAAGGTCATGGGGTTCCTAGAGGGGAAGCACTTCGGTAAGCTCGCGACTGTGATGAAGGACGGGTCCCCTCATGTCACCCCCATCTGGTACATGATGGACGGGGGCAAGGTCGTGATCAACACTACCACGACTCGGGTGAAGTACTTCAACATCGTCCGGGACTCGAGGGTAAGCTTCCTGGTGGACGACGGATATCCATACGTCATACTCTTCGGGAGGGCCAGGGTTGCGCCAGAGCGGGACGCCAAGAGGGACATAGAGGCCCTCGCGGTCAGGTACACCGGAGAGGCGAGGGGGCGGAAGTCGGCGCGGTCGACCTTCTGGAAGGAGCCCCGGGTATCGATAGAGATAGTGCCAGAGAGGGTCTTCGTCAACCTCTAG
- a CDS encoding TetR/AcrR family transcriptional regulator, producing MQVEEQHATAGKILEVASRMFAEKGFANVSVRDICRVSGTTAPVIYYYFGSKKGLFEAVARKQISMEEFIRKLAAASKAPDPKRGLEIFISTYLRSFPEHTFDIGLYMRDSATLDKHSAQMVSDDLEKISGIASGLVERAISRGMFRKTDPKLAVDCLLGMLNRVIFQHIHFAKSSDRETYSRFVTDFFSRAMK from the coding sequence GTGCAGGTCGAAGAACAGCATGCGACCGCCGGGAAGATACTCGAAGTGGCTTCGAGGATGTTCGCGGAGAAGGGGTTCGCAAACGTCTCGGTGAGAGACATCTGCAGGGTGTCAGGGACCACCGCCCCTGTCATCTACTACTACTTCGGCAGCAAGAAGGGGCTCTTCGAAGCCGTAGCCCGGAAACAGATATCGATGGAAGAGTTCATCCGGAAGCTCGCCGCCGCGTCCAAGGCCCCCGACCCTAAGAGAGGGCTCGAGATCTTCATCTCTACCTACCTCAGGTCTTTCCCGGAGCACACCTTCGACATCGGACTATACATGAGGGACTCGGCCACCCTGGACAAGCACAGCGCCCAGATGGTGTCCGACGACCTGGAGAAGATATCAGGTATCGCTTCCGGGCTGGTGGAACGCGCGATCTCGAGAGGGATGTTTCGCAAGACGGATCCCAAGTTAGCCGTCGACTGCCTCCTTGGGATGCTCAACAGGGTGATCTTCCAGCATATCCACTTCGCGAAGAGTTCGGACAGGGAGACCTACAGCAGGTTCGTAACCGACTTCTTCTCGCGCGCGATGAAATAG